In Flagellatimonas centrodinii, a single window of DNA contains:
- a CDS encoding DUF2970 domain-containing protein, with protein MSNPDQPPPSLWATIQSVLAAFFGVQSRANRERDFRHGRAWQFILVGLLMTVTLIATLIVVVRVVMHNVGG; from the coding sequence ATGAGCAATCCTGATCAGCCACCGCCGTCGCTCTGGGCAACCATCCAGAGCGTACTGGCGGCGTTCTTCGGGGTTCAGAGTCGTGCCAATCGCGAGCGGGACTTTCGTCATGGGCGCGCCTGGCAGTTCATTCTCGTGGGTCTCCTGATGACCGTCACACTGATCGCCACGTTGATCGTGGTGGTCCGCGTGGTCATGCACAACGTCGGCGGATAG
- a CDS encoding DUF2505 domain-containing protein, protein MKFDDKHSFRQPVEALTKMYFSRAYHERKYDMMKARNVEVLELVDEPDRFHIVVRFSTDADAPLPDFAKRVIGDSLAITQTDSWDRKALKGTINVEIKGAPVKVSADMVIRSEPSGGASNNFVWNVQCGIPLIGGKIEKIIAGDIQSKAGADAARSQKILDEQS, encoded by the coding sequence ATGAAATTTGATGACAAGCACAGCTTCCGCCAGCCGGTCGAGGCCCTGACCAAGATGTACTTCAGCCGTGCCTATCACGAGCGCAAGTACGACATGATGAAGGCGCGGAATGTTGAAGTGCTGGAGTTGGTCGATGAGCCGGATCGCTTCCATATCGTGGTGCGCTTCAGCACCGACGCCGATGCGCCGCTGCCCGACTTTGCCAAGCGCGTGATCGGCGATTCGCTGGCGATCACCCAGACCGACAGCTGGGATCGCAAGGCGTTGAAAGGCACGATCAACGTTGAAATCAAGGGTGCGCCAGTGAAGGTGTCGGCGGACATGGTGATCCGCAGCGAGCCCAGCGGCGGAGCGTCCAACAACTTTGTCTGGAATGTGCAGTGCGGTATCCCGTTGATCGGCGGCAAGATCGAAAAGATCATTGCGGGCGATATCCAGTCGAAGGCCGGTGCCGATGCTGCGCGGTCGCAAAAGATTCTGGATGAGCAATCCTGA